A single Epinephelus lanceolatus isolate andai-2023 chromosome 22, ASM4190304v1, whole genome shotgun sequence DNA region contains:
- the LOC144459684 gene encoding uncharacterized protein LOC144459684 has protein sequence MSVCLHVFLYACLFRCLPPCLSVCLSFCLSICLSVCLHVCLSVCLSVCLSMSVCLHVFLSNSVRLHVCLSMCLSMCLFPCLSLCLSPCLSACRHVCLSFCLPPCLFACLSVFLSPCLSISMSVCMHVYLYICLNVCLSPSVCLSVCLSICLSVCLRVSVCLHVCLFVCLSPCLSFHVCQSVCMSVCLHVCLYLCLSICLSVCLHVCLSVCLQLVASVAKLQQEFAHMKHGCTILAAMGQLASKEKCFSNFADITNKGNTEQAEEVENTLRQH, from the exons atgtctgtctgtctccatgtcttttTGTATGCATGTCTATTTCGATGTCTGCCtccatgtttgtctgtctgtctgtctttctgtc tctccatctgtctgtctgtctgtctccatgtctgtctgtctgtctgtctgtctgtctgtctgtccatgtctgtctgtcttcatgtCTTTCTGTCCAACTCTGTccgtctccatgtctgtctgtctatgtgtctgtctatgtgtctgtttccatgtctgtctctatgtctgtctccatgtctgtctgcctgtcgaCATGTCTGTctttcat TCTGTCTGCCTCCATGTCTGTttgc atgtctgtctgtctttctgtctccatgtctgtctatcTCCATGTCTGTTTGCATGCATGTCTATTTGTACATCTGTctcaatgtctgtctgtctccatctgtctgtctgtctgtctgtctgagtatctgtttgtctgtctgtctccgtgtgtctgtctgtctccatgtctgtctgtttgtctgtctgtctccatgtctgtctttccatgtctgtcagtctgtctgcatgtctgtttgtctccatgtctgtttgtatttgtgtctgtccatctgtctgtctgtgtgtctccatgtctgtctgtctgtctgtctccaa CTTGTAGCAAGTGTGGCGAAGCTGCAGCAGGAGTTCGCCCACATGAAGCATGGGTGCACCATCCTTGCTGCCATGGGCCAGCTTGCTTCCAAGGAAAAGTGCTTCAGCAACTTTGCTGACATCACAAACAAGGGGAATACAGAACAGGCAGAGGAAGTGGAAAACACATTGAGACAACATTAG